One Cryptomeria japonica chromosome 9, Sugi_1.0, whole genome shotgun sequence genomic window carries:
- the LOC131034445 gene encoding uncharacterized protein LOC131034445, whose amino-acid sequence MENQNTHVVQWLNENREDSYVSEAGRDKRLASIFMVPITLKVNDVVFTPQAISLGPYHFLKPHLAEMESDKSQIIARAVMRNLPSDFFAPLQKVRDGKSLPVLRDDNFLGSVVTRCRGYYGDAQFLRNLNEEAFAMMLFRDASFLLRFLEDHLDDPQQIRKSGQPQQQRASGNGNFFHDLKSATGLWLAVKMDIIKFENQIPLPALESLYAFIGNPNQCFKDFVAKICSKYSPLNIQHGGEPDLGTHRHLLHCVHATVYKKPPERVVQGTPSGEHSTGVWSPFTWLNNICLWVRGNNSNEGYARVQPKEARLRNYAKTALHSASELSKAGVKFRRCEGGIEQIRFDEAQSTLYLPQLRISIMTETIIRNLIAFELCSPEIEQKAVTGFTRLLKELTQDAKDADVLRRNEIFANLGVGDEKMVEIVKGLSSSTWNPYCKPVNVARVSLEAYYSRSTLRILWNEFLETYCSKPWVLISALAATLLLVMTAVQVFCLFYTCNKNS is encoded by the coding sequence atggagaatcaaaatACTCACGTTGTTCAATGGCTGAATGAAAACCGAGAAGATTCATACGTTTCAGAAGCAGGAAGAGATAAAAGGCTTGCAAGCATTTTCATGGTGCCAATAACGCTCAAAGTAAATGATGTCGTCTTCACTCCTCAGGCGATATCTTTAGGGCCCTATCACTTCCTCAAACCACACCTTGCTGAAATGGAATCAGACAAATCTCAAATCATTGCACGGGCGGTTATGAGGAATCTTCCTTCAGATTTCTTTGCTCCACTTCAAAAAGTTCGAGATGGCAAGAGCCTTCCAGTTTTGCGGGACGACAACTTTCTCGGAAGTGTGGTCACTCGCTGCAGGGGCTACTACGGGGATGCTCAGTTTCTCCGAAACCTGAACGAGGAGGCTTTTGCCATGATGCTGTTTAGGGATGCTTCCTTTCTCCTGCGTTTCCTCGAAGACCATCTTGACGATCCTCAACAAATAAGAAAATCGGGGCAGCCTCAACAACAACGAGCCTCAGGTAACGGCAACTTCTTCCATGATCTCAAGTCAGCTACAGGTCTGTGGTTAGCTGTCAAGATGGatataattaaatttgaaaatcaaaTCCCGCTACCTGCCTTAGAGTCACTCTATGCTTTTATTGGTAATCCAAATCAATGTTTTAAGGACTTTGTTGCGAAAATATGCTCTAAGTACTCCCCACTTAACATTCAACACGGCGGAGAACCAGATTTAGGTACCCATCGTCATCTCCTGCATTGTGTCCATGCAACAGTCTATAAAAAACCGCCTGAGCGTGTTGTCCAAGGAACTCCTAGTGGTGAACATTCTACTGGTGTCTGGTCTCCTTTTACATGGCTTAATAACATTTGTCTCTGGGTCAGAGGTAATAATAGTAATGAGGGCTACGCACGGGTACAACCGAAAGAGGCTCGCCTTCGCAATTATGCAAAGACTGCGCTTCACTCTGCTTCAGAATTAAGCAAAGCCGGAGTAAAATTCAGGCGTTGCGAGGGAGGCATTGAGCAGATACGGTTTGACGAGGCCCAGTCCACTTTATATCTTCCTCAGTTGAGGATTAGTATAATGACAGAGACGATCATTAGAAACTTGATAGCCTTCGAGTTGTGTTCACCAGAGATTGAACAGAAGGCCGTTACTGGTTTTACTCGTCTGTTAAAGGAGCTAACACAAGACGCCAAAGACGCTGATGTGTTGAGAAGGAACGAAATCTTTGCAAACTTGGGCGTGGGCGACGAAAAGATGGTGGAGATTGTGAAAGGCTTGAGCAGCTCAACATGGAATCCATACTGTAAACCTGTTAACGTTGCCAGGGTTAGCCTCGAGGCTTACTACTCAAGAAGCACATTGAGGATCCTGTGGAATGAATTTCTGGAGACGTATTGCTCAAAACCATGGGTTTTAATCTCCGCTCTCGCAGCCACACTGTTGCTTGTTATGACTGCTGTGCAAGTCTTTTGCTTGTTCTACACCTGCAATAAGAACTCGTAG